In one window of Nitrobacter hamburgensis X14 DNA:
- a CDS encoding recombinase family protein — MPVPLSACSGKGFMALFSAMAEDERERIHKRTSEGRRQARARGVKMGRRPKLNTKQLAEIRERLASGESQHCKAVHVFVLARLMPMARGRAVVAAREGERAVGGGECIERAAQGNTRYGRIREHRVRDG, encoded by the coding sequence ATGCCGGTGCCACTATCCGCGTGCTCGGGCAAAGGGTTCATGGCGCTGTTTTCCGCCATGGCCGAGGATGAGCGCGAGCGCATTCACAAACGCACCAGCGAGGGCCGCCGGCAGGCGAGGGCACGCGGCGTGAAGATGGGCAGACGGCCCAAGCTCAATACCAAGCAGCTGGCGGAGATACGCGAGCGCCTGGCCAGCGGTGAAAGCCAGCACTGTAAGGCGGTCCACGTATTCGTGTTGGCAAGATTGATGCCGATGGCGCGCGGGCGAGCCGTTGTAGCTGCCCGAGAAGGTGAGCGTGCTGTCGGTGGCGGTGAGTGCATTGAGCGTGCCGCCCAGGGCAACACCCGATATGGTCGAATTCGTGAGCATCGCGTTCGAGACGGTTGA
- a CDS encoding transposase, with amino-acid sequence MGRRRIGQETFSFSAAGDRPRSSLDELSNLIDWTAIERHVSLISCAAKGEPAWPPLALFKAMLLAVWYDLSDVKLAEALDDRASFRRFCGFSASEPTPERTAFVRFRKALVDHKLDKPLFEAITGH; translated from the coding sequence ATGGGGCGCCGTCGGATTGGTCAGGAGACATTTTCATTTTCGGCGGCGGGTGACCGCCCGCGCTCATCGCTGGATGAGCTTTCGAACCTGATCGATTGGACGGCGATCGAGCGCCATGTGAGCTTAATTTCCTGCGCGGCCAAGGGCGAGCCGGCGTGGCCGCCTCTCGCGTTGTTCAAGGCGATGCTGCTGGCAGTCTGGTACGATTTGTCTGATGTGAAGCTCGCCGAAGCGCTGGACGATCGAGCTTCCTTTCGGCGGTTCTGCGGGTTTTCAGCTTCGGAGCCAACGCCCGAACGCACGGCCTTCGTTCGTTTCCGCAAGGCCCTTGTAGATCATAAGCTGGACAAGCCCCTGTTCGAGGCGATCACCGGCCATTGA
- a CDS encoding transposase: MASASEDDGEAHWVKHKGKPAVHGFKAHVGADADTALVEQIAVTPANINDGKAGPAALPDNPGEVFADSAYRGNHFGDAVRARGGTPRIVATGMWGRDEAETLARLAAWNQPIHRIRGRIEKIFGTWKRSYGLRRMRWRGLAKAAAQIRLTAIAYNLRRTLTIIAAA, translated from the coding sequence ATCGCATCGGCCAGCGAAGATGATGGCGAGGCGCATTGGGTCAAACACAAGGGCAAACCGGCTGTTCATGGCTTTAAGGCCCATGTTGGCGCCGATGCCGATACGGCGCTTGTAGAACAAATCGCCGTCACGCCCGCCAACATCAACGATGGCAAGGCCGGCCCCGCAGCACTGCCCGACAATCCCGGCGAAGTATTTGCCGACAGCGCCTATCGGGGAAACCATTTCGGCGATGCCGTCCGCGCCAGGGGCGGCACACCGCGCATTGTCGCCACCGGCATGTGGGGGCGCGATGAAGCCGAAACGCTGGCGCGCCTTGCTGCCTGGAACCAACCCATTCATCGGATACGAGGTCGGATCGAGAAGATCTTCGGCACCTGGAAGCGAAGCTACGGGCTGCGCCGAATGCGATGGCGAGGACTGGCCAAGGCCGCCGCTCAGATTCGTCTCACCGCGATCGCCTACAACCTCAGGCGCACCTTGACGATCATCGCAGCGGCTTGA
- a CDS encoding DUF1236 domain-containing protein has translation MIDFPHSEEGSRKLLNRAAVVALILLVGAWFAFSWFQRSKELLATPSTGSDVHTPATNAGNAIPAQSQSTSIAAKQNPGGGETAKQNPGIEERASGGHASAIKTSEPINIDDAQRATLRAIFASGHPPTVARPNFELMIGASVAEQTPLADLPPEVPKALKGFSGDKYVIAGDELVIVDQRSRRVAAIIGGVK, from the coding sequence ATGATAGATTTCCCGCACAGCGAAGAAGGCTCCCGCAAGCTCCTGAATCGCGCTGCCGTTGTGGCCCTCATACTGCTGGTTGGAGCTTGGTTCGCCTTTTCTTGGTTCCAGCGCAGCAAAGAGCTTTTAGCAACACCTTCCACCGGCTCAGACGTCCATACCCCAGCAACTAATGCGGGCAATGCCATTCCGGCGCAGAGCCAATCCACGAGCATCGCCGCCAAGCAAAATCCCGGAGGCGGGGAGACCGCGAAGCAAAATCCCGGAATTGAGGAACGTGCATCTGGTGGCCACGCCAGCGCTATCAAAACCTCTGAGCCGATCAACATAGATGACGCGCAACGTGCGACGCTGCGCGCGATTTTTGCCTCTGGCCATCCGCCAACGGTCGCGCGCCCGAACTTCGAGTTGATGATAGGCGCTTCAGTGGCAGAACAGACTCCGCTGGCGGATCTACCGCCTGAAGTGCCCAAAGCATTGAAAGGATTTTCGGGAGATAAGTATGTTATCGCCGGCGACGAACTTGTCATCGTGGACCAACGTTCCCGCCGCGTCGCTGCCATCATCGGCGGCGTCAAATGA